The following are from one region of the Dreissena polymorpha isolate Duluth1 chromosome 2, UMN_Dpol_1.0, whole genome shotgun sequence genome:
- the LOC127866997 gene encoding proteasome subunit beta type-4-like isoform X2 — protein MESLLPTELWRNGPQPGSLYNFPGGKIAGHNEPVKRTMYPIVTGTSVLGLKFKDGVVLAADKLGSYGSMAKFRDLTRLLKVNDQTVVGAGGDYADYQFLTEIIEQRVIEEECLNDGFGYTPNSLFSWLTRVMYNRRSNINPLWNTYVVAGWQKGEGFLGYVDKIGTAYQAPTIATGYGAYIAQPLLREALEKNPNMTAEQAAEQLDRCLKVLYYRDARSLNKYDLAIITKDGVEIRSSIVSKTNWEIAHMIKGYE, from the exons ATGGAGTCTCTGTTGCCGACAGAATTATGGAGAAATGGACCGCAACCGGGTTCATTGTATAATTTTCCGGGTGGAAAAATCGCAGGGCACAATGAACCAGTGAAAAGAACAAT GTACCCCATTGTGACAGGCACGTCTGTTCTTGGCCTGAAGTTTAAGGATGGAGTGGTACTCGCTGCAGACAAACTGGGTTCTTATGGCTCCATGGCAAAATTCAGAGATCTGACCAGGTTATTGAAG GTCAACGACCAGACAGTGGTGGGGGCTGGTGGAGATTATGCTGACTATCAGTTCCTCACTGAAATAATTGAACAGAGAGT TATCGAGGAAGAGTGTCTTAATGACGGGTTTGGGTACACGCCTAACAGTCTGTTCAGCTGGCTGACGAGGGTCATGTACAATAGGCGCTCCAACATCAACCCACTCTGGAACACCTACGTGGTGGCAGGATGGCAGAAGGGGGAAGG GTTTCTAGGGTACGTGGACAAGATAGGTACAGCCTACCAAGCACCAACCATAGCCACAGGATATGGAGCATATATAGCACAG CCATTGCTGAGAGAAGCCCTGGAGAAGAATCCCAACATGACAGCAGAGCAGGCTGCAGAACAGCTGGACAGGTGCCTCAAGGTGCTCTACTACAGGGACGCCAGGTCACTCAACAAG TATGACCTGGCCATCATTACCAAGGACGGTGTTGAGATCCGCTCTTCAATTGTCTCCAAGACCAACTGGGAAATAGCACACATGATCAA GGGCTACGAGTAA
- the LOC127866997 gene encoding proteasome subunit beta type-4-like isoform X1 gives MESLLPTELWRNGPQPGSLYNFPGGKIAGHNEPVKRTMYPIVTGTSVLGLKFKDGVVLAADKLGSYGSMAKFRDLTRLLKVNDQTVVGAGGDYADYQFLTEIIEQRVIEEECLNDGFGYTPNSLFSWLTRVMYNRRSNINPLWNTYVVAGWQKGEGFLGYVDKIGTAYQAPTIATGYGAYIAQPLLREALEKNPNMTAEQAAEQLDRCLKVLYYRDARSLNKYDLAIITKDGVEIRSSIVSKTNWEIAHMIKGYE, from the exons ATGGAGTCTCTGTTGCCGACAGAATTATGGAGAAATGGACCGCAACCGGGTTCATTGTATAATTTTCCGGGTGGAAAAATCGCAGGGCACAATGAACCAGTGAAAAGAACAAT GTACCCCATTGTGACAGGCACGTCTGTTCTTGGCCTGAAGTTTAAGGATGGAGTGGTACTCGCTGCAGACAAACTGGGTTCTTATGGCTCCATGGCAAAATTCAGAGATCTGACCAGGTTATTGAAG GTCAACGACCAGACAGTGGTGGGGGCTGGTGGAGATTATGCTGACTATCAGTTCCTCACTGAAATAATTGAACAGAGAGT TATCGAGGAAGAGTGTCTTAATGACGGGTTTGGGTACACGCCTAACAGTCTGTTCAGCTGGCTGACGAGGGTCATGTACAATAGGCGCTCCAACATCAACCCACTCTGGAACACCTACGTGGTGGCAGGATGGCAGAAGGGGGAAGG GTTTCTAGGGTACGTGGACAAGATAGGTACAGCCTACCAAGCACCAACCATAGCCACAGGATATGGAGCATATATAGCACAG CCATTGCTGAGAGAAGCCCTGGAGAAGAATCCCAACATGACAGCAGAGCAGGCTGCAGAACAGCTGGACAGGTGCCTCAAGGTGCTCTACTACAGGGACGCCAGGTCACTCAACAAG TATGACCTGGCCATCATTACCAAGGACGGTGTTGAGATCCGCTCTTCAATTGTCTCCAAGACCAACTGGGAAATAGCACACATGATCAA